aggagtgatttctgagcagagccaggagtaaccactaattgccaccaggtgtggcccaaaaactaaaaaaaaaaaaaaaaaaaaaaaaaaaaaagtgattgaggggccacagcaatagtggttaaggcacttgccttgcatcaatccagattcaattcccagcatcccttgaaCTGatgggagttattcctgaatgcagtggCCCTCCCCAGAAAAAGTGATCAGAGGGAAATGAGTACAtataccattttttcttttttttttttttttttgggggggggtcacacccggtgatgctcaggggttactcctggctctgcactcagaaattgcacctggcaggcttgggggactatatgggatgccagggatcaaacccaggccggcCATGTGCGAGagaaataccctaccgctgtgctatcactccagccccacatataaattttttttttggtttttgggccacacccggcagtgctcagaaatagctcctggcaggcacgggggaccatgtgggacaccgggatttgaaccaaccaccttacgtcctggatcagctgcttgcaaggcaaacacctctgtgctatctctccaggacacataaaaatttttatgggtgtgctcgcttcggcagcacatatactaaaattggaacgatacagagaagattagcatggcccctgcgcaaggatgacacgcaaattcgtgaagcgttccatatttttttagttATGTAACAACCTGACATGATGGAGGGAAACCACCTTTAAAGGGATTGTGTCTATGGTTTGATTcacttagaaattttattttcttataacttaagtgcaataaaatgtgttttttcatgttaaaaaatttttttatgggtactgatacatatctatatacaaaaaagataaaattcttcCTTAGAAGGATTTTTAGAAATGAGGTTCATAGAACTACAGGAATGGAATAAAGTTTaagaattaggggccgggcggtggcgctggaggtaaggtgcctgccttgcctgcgctagcctaggacggaccgcggttcgatcccccggcgtcccatatggtcccccaagaagccaggagcaacttctgagcgcataaccaggagtaacccctgagcatcacagggtgtggcccaaaaaccaaaaaccaaaaaaaaaaaaaaaaaaaaaaaaaagaattaaaagcatCTCATTTGACTAAGGATGAATTAAAGAGTAGACAGTACCCACCAAGGACCACATAGTTTATGCTATAACCTGAAGTGGAAACCAAGTCATCTTAGATACAGCAttactcttatttttcatttgcttATACCAGCCTATCTCTTATTAAGTCCCTAACTACTTAAACTCACCATTGATCTCTGTTCCACAATGTGCCTTAAGGAACTGGCTTATAGGCTACATAGATCATTTACCACTCTTGAGCTAATAATAGGTTAAACATTACTTCTAATAATGACCAGGTTGGAATTCATCTGAAAGTAGGGAGTACTGGGTAAATACAAAAGCAATTCTGTAGACAATAACAGAAGCATAAGAGGAAATATTATCCTCTTTTGTACttattttattactgtattttattttgtaattaagtccatatattatataaaacataacaGGAAAAATGAACAATCTTATAAATTGATGCATCTGAatgaaataaaacacaagagCTTTGCCTTTGTGTCTATAGATGTCTTGATATATTGGTGGTTTTGCGCTTGAGATATCAAATAAAGATATCCAGACTGAAAGAAGTTGATATCAGCAAGTTTAAGCCATAGTTAGATGACAGGCCAGGAAATAATGTTTTCTAAATCTTATTCTTAAATATTGGCTAAAACAAATGCTGAGATAGCAAAATACAAGCTTTTATCATTAGACAGCAAGAGGGACACTTAAATGAATGGATGGAACTTACCCCACAAGTTCTCTAAAAggaggtaaaaaataaatattgtgtttTACCAGTgtctccccagtttccctccccgcCACGCATTACTCTAAACATGCAGGAGGATGCTGCGAGCAGCTATAATATTAAGATCCAACCCAGAGGTAGATTCAAGGCCAAGAATAGGAGAGTAGTTGAAGAAAACTTCCTGGAACCAGTACCATTTCATTTCACATAATGCCCAATTGCATTGGGAGTGGGGAAAGAATGAATCtatggctgatttttttttttttattacaaaggaCATTACTAATCTCAAActtgctggggaaaaaaaaagagatatttttgtatttgttataTTAATGATGTAAACTGGGATACTGTATAAGgctaacataaaattatttgcaaGCAGATGCTAGCAATTCCAGTTTGATATCTGTCAAACTATAAAatcagggagaaagaaaaagttggaGATGGAGTTACTATTCTTCAAGATGAAGGAACAAAGTCTTACTAAATGAGGGATTAGGCACTCACTTATTTGGAGAATACCCTACTCAGGTGAGGCGGAAGATGAGGAAGAGTATTACCAAAGGTTGACCAGGCCATTTGGAGCCCAAAAGGAGAGGGGCAAAAGGCATTTCGAAGAAAGCTAGCAGTCAAAATTCTTCTGGGTCTGTCAGTCAAAGTGAATCTAGGGCAACCATACCATAGATATACTACCTGTTGCACCAGCATAGAGCTGGcagcaaaatatctaatgttTAAAACCCAGAGAACTGTATGGAAAAGGTTAGCCAAGcaaattaaaaccaaattttcaaagataaaaccTCAGATTAAAAAATCTATGCTACACACTTTTCATTAATTCTGctcattattagaaaaaaaataaagtaacaaatgtaaagatctgttttatttctactgggggaagaaggataaatagaactgttttccatttttttcccactGTTTACATACATACTCACacgcatacatacacacacacacacaccaaaaatatcccccaccccccaaaaaaaaaccaagtcaGAAATCAAAACACCCTCAAACTGCACCAATACTTCGTATTTTGACCAAAAGAATAGATCCTGGGAGGAAGTGCAAAATGCAAAAATCAAATGACCGAAAATGCTGAACAAACAGCATtgttaatatacaaaatatttatattactgaACTAGTAACAGTTGGTGTTCTCCGTGTCTGTAAAACTTTGGAACCACATAGCTGATTTGTTAAATCTAGTCCATGCCAGcttccaaaaaccagaaaagattTTAATTTGCTTCATTCTTCGATGCCTCATCAAAATTTTCTACAAGATCtggaatatcaaaaaaaaaaaaaaaatagttaaaagataaccaaaataaaatttcaatttgtAATCCCAATAAAAGTAAAACAGCTGCTATTACATTAGTTTGATAGTATAAAGTACTATTGGTATAAATGAATTGGTGAGATTTCTAGTAATGCTCTATTTATTTGCTTAAAATAGTATTCCTAAGAAAACcgttaatttctttctctcttgctgtTTAATGCAAATCACTAAGATGTACAGTATATTACATGTCAACCTAATTCTTGCAGAATTATAACAAAGTAAATATAGAATATTgttataatttctaattttaagcTTTAAATAAAAGACTTTTGCTAGATTATATCCATCATACTGCATGTGAATCGATTTATATTTACAagttcaacaacaaaaaactgagtCATCACATAATGAAATGAGATAAGCAAGATGCTAAAAatcttaaaactaaaataaatattacctggaacatcatcatcttcttcatcGATGTCTTCTGGTTTTGGTGCTTTGCTGTCCAACACtgcaaaaagtttattttaaaattagtcatTGAATACAAGAAAAgtataatagtattataaattctggttacttaataaaaatggatcaaaatttattttaaaatatttacttattgttttctggggccacacgcagtgatgcttaggagttaatcctgactctgtaccctggaattattcttggtcgtgtttggggaaccatatgggatgtgggggatttaacatgggtcagccacatgcaatgcaaacactctaTGTACTGCATTATCTCTTCAACCCTgagttaaacttttatttttttatttttggtttttgggtcacatctggcagttcttagggattactcctggctctacgctcagaaattgctcctgcaggttctggggaccatataggatgccaggatttgaaccactgtccttctacatgcaaggcaaacgctctacttccatgctatctctctggctcctatatgTAACTTTTGACTGCCCTAAATTTACTTTCCAATTGTCTACTGTTTAGCAGAGGCTTTACTGATTGCAGAGTGAGTAAACATACAATTTGTATGTTCTATGTATTTggcttcatttttataaataaataaaattaatttttataaatttattgggGAACCGCAAAAGCATTGTTCAAGGGAACCTGAGTCAACTCAATTAATGCTAAAGCCAGTTAATGTGGCAATGCTGAAGGGGGGTCACTGGGCTACACAGGGCAATGTTCAGAAGGTCATGCAATGTTGGGAACTGAGTTGGGgtcatgatcccctgagctatTTTTCATGCCCTTAAGTACAGCAACATaagttaaggaaaataaaatgctattaaaaaATCTACAAGAGAAAATATAGTTATAGCGCTGTACTGTATTCACTGGTCACCTAAATAtacaaaacccaaatatatataaaagtagacTTGTGCAGTTCAAACCCATATTCTTTAAACCGTACTGCTACCAAAATATACCTGAATATTAGATGTCATCTGCATacttattaaaagaaacaaattcaaAAGCATATGAAGCATACAATCACATAAGCTCCAGTTTCAAAAAGGAAGCCTTTTAAATCATTAGGTTCTTTAAAGCAGGGAGATGATCAAATACCTACCTTGCCGAGGGAACTGTTCAGCTAACTTCCTAAGACTTGTTAAACTATCAGCACCAAGCTGACTTAATATCCCAGGAAGCATTTCTGTGATTGGTTTGGCTTCTGCATGACCAGTAATTGCAAAGGTGTTAGCAGAAAGGGAAGCTTGGACTTTGGGATTATTGAAATGAATAACTGTTCCATCATCTTTAATCATGTTCACCTGAATgatcacagaagaaaaatgtatttcacaAATTTGGTACaactaaaaacaatatatattaaatttagccaagttctgtttttcttttatttttggggggaagggcccCAAGTAATGTCAGGAGGATAAGAGGCCCCTCCTAGTGAGTCGATGCAAAGGCCAGAAAATTCAGGCCTTGCAGTGTCTGGGATTGCTTGGGCCACTCCAGCAGTGTTGAAGACAACAGGTGGTATCTAACTAGAGAATGGTGACATGAAAGTCATATGCCTTAAGCCCTGTACAATCTTTTCAGCCCCCAAATCcttaaaagtgtttttaaaacttgattgttTTATAATCCCAAGGCACTAATTATTCATGCACTTAATTTAGCTTCTAGTAGAAAATGCATAGAAAAAGCAATTAGCAACATTAGATTACATAAATCACTAAGAAGGTTAAGAAAGAGTTATTACAgaatctagattttatttttaaaatttttgggccacaccccgtcggactcagggtttactcctggatctgtactcaggaaagcACTTCTtaaagtactcagggaaccatctgagatgctgaagatcaaacctggttggccgcatataaggcaagcaccttccccactgtaccatctcatAGCTCCAAAGTCTAGATTTTAAAATGAAGTATCAGCTGAGAAcaggtttgtttaaaaaaattacccATTGCTTTACTCAGTTTACATTATTAAATGAATAGGTATAAATGCATTTGGTGAGTGATTTACTTTAGGGAAGTAGTTTTTAAGGGAGTATTAGTAGATATAAAAATTGTCACTGAAAATTCACAAaga
This window of the Suncus etruscus isolate mSunEtr1 chromosome 6, mSunEtr1.pri.cur, whole genome shotgun sequence genome carries:
- the BTF3L4 gene encoding transcription factor BTF3 homolog 4 isoform X2; the protein is MIKDDGTVIHFNNPKVQASLSANTFAITGHAEAKPITEMLPGILSQLGADSLTSLRKLAEQFPRQVLDSKAPKPEDIDEEDDDVPDLVENFDEASKNEAN
- the BTF3L4 gene encoding transcription factor BTF3 homolog 4 isoform X1; this translates as MNQEKLAKLQAQVRIGGKGTARRKKKVVHRTATADDKKLQSSLKKLAVNNIAGIEEVNMIKDDGTVIHFNNPKVQASLSANTFAITGHAEAKPITEMLPGILSQLGADSLTSLRKLAEQFPRQVLDSKAPKPEDIDEEDDDVPDLVENFDEASKNEAN